Genomic window (Lewinellaceae bacterium):
GCCAACCGGGTCCGCCTTTGGGGCTTGCCCGGTTGGCAGCTTTCGTTCGTTCCTCTGATTGTCCAAGATGCTCCAATCAAAAACTTCTCTTATCAATTATTATTTTTAGACTAATCTAAAAAAACATTTCTATTGTTTTAAAATAAATGTATATTTGCTGATGCAAGGCACCGAGGAAGGAACATCCGTACGGACGTGACTGACGAGCAACGCAGTGCAGAACAATATTTGCCGTTCGCAGACCATCAAGTGCTTCTCCGACAGGCTCCCAGGCGCAGAAATAGCTGTACTCTGGCGGCAGGCTGGGAAGCCCGCCTGCCCCGTCGACTCCCGAAGGGGTTCCCGGCCAAAAAAACAGAACATGGAATTACTGGAGATACTTCAACAGGAATGGGCAGTCCGGGCGCTGATCGCCTCCAGCATGGTGGGGCTGATGTGCGGCGTACTGGGTTGTTTTATCGTATTGCGCAACATGTCCCTGATCGGCGACGCCCTTTCCCATGCCATACTGCCGGGCGTGGTATTCGCCTTTATGATCGTGGGCTACAGCGCGCTGGGTTTTTTCGTGGGCTCGGTGGCGGCCGGCCTGGCTACGGCCTTTGTGATCACCTGGATACAACACAACGTAGGCACCAAGAACGATGCGGCGGTGGGCATTGTCTTCACTGCTATGTTCTCCGTAGGAGTGATGGGTATTTCCTGGATCAGCCGCAACGAAGGCGTCCACCTCGACCTCAAGGATTTTCTCTTCGGCAATGTGCTGGGAGTTTCCAACCAGGACCTGGTGCTGACTACCCTGGTGGCCGTCTACGTTTTCGTCAGTATCTTCGTTTTTTACCGCCAACTGTTTGTCACCACTTTTCAGCCGGTCGTGGCCCAAACCATGGGCATCTCCATAAAAGTGATCCACTATTTTCTGATGCTGCTGCTGTCCTTCGCTGTGGTGGCCTCGCTGCAGACTGTGGGGGTCATCCTGGTCGTGGCCATGCTGATCACCCCCGCTTCTACTGCCCTGCTGCTGTCTAACCGGCTGGAATGGGTGCTGGTGATCTCGGCCCTGTTGGGGTTGGCCTCGGCTATTTTGGGATTGCTGGCGGCAATCGTGTTCGAAACCACGCCGGGGCCCGCCATGGCGGTTACCGCCACGGCCATGTACCTGCTGGCGGTCTTTTTCGCTCCGGAAAAAGGGGTGCTGTTTAAAACCATACAACGGCGGCGGGTCCGGCGGCGAGTACAGCAGGAAGATACCCTCAAGCAGGCCTACCGCCTCCAGGAGCAGGGGCAATTCAGCCTGGAACGCCTGGAACAGCAACTCAGCCAGGGCCGCCGGGCGCTTCTGGCCAACCTGCGGATGCTGCGCCAGCGGGGCTGGTTGTCCAGAGAAAGGCTGGAGCTCACCCCCGAAGGCGTACAGGCGGCCAAGCGCCTGGTGCGCGCCCACCGCCTGTGGGAGACCTATCTTGCCGACCGCATCGGCCTGAATGCCGAGCAAATCCACGATGAGGCCGAACAATACGAGCACCATCTCACCGATGAGATTCTGGACGAGGTAGACCGCGTGCTAGGCTTTCCGGCGATCGACCCGCACGGCTCGCCCATTCCCGCCAAACCCGGCCTGCCGGGGCGCCCCCTGAGCCGGCTATCCATCAGCCAGGCGGGGCGAATTTCCCACCAACAAGCCAGCGAGCAGGTGACGGTGCGCCTCTGGGAAATGGGCCTGCTGCCCGGCGCATCTTTTTCTATAAGCCGGAAGGGGGAAGCGTTTGTAGAGATCGATTTGAATGGCAAAGCGGTGAAACTGCCGGGCAGTTTGGCGGAGTTGGTGAATGTGGAGGAGGGGGTTTGAGGAGGAGGCTTGTGTACCAGTGTACCAGTGTACCAGTGTACCAGTGTACCAGTGTACCAGTGTATCAGCCTGTTACACCTTCCTCACTCCTCCTCCCCCATCTGATTATCCTCATGCAGCCGGTTGAACAGCTCATTGAGGCGGTACATCTCATCGAGGGTATCGTCGAGGAAGAAGGCGATATCGGGAATGCGGCGCACGTGCCTTCGGATGCGGGCAGTGAGCAATTGTTTCAGGCGCGTAGTGTGCTCTTCCAGCACGAGCAGGACGCCATCTTTGTGGTCGGTATTGTAAATGCTGAGGTATATTTTAGCCAGGTTGAAATCCGGCGTCATTTTCACCTGAGTGACGGTCACCAGCGGCTCGGCGCCATATATGTAGCTTCCTTCGTCCCGCAGTACAATACTGAAATTT
Coding sequences:
- a CDS encoding metal ABC transporter permease translates to MELLEILQQEWAVRALIASSMVGLMCGVLGCFIVLRNMSLIGDALSHAILPGVVFAFMIVGYSALGFFVGSVAAGLATAFVITWIQHNVGTKNDAAVGIVFTAMFSVGVMGISWISRNEGVHLDLKDFLFGNVLGVSNQDLVLTTLVAVYVFVSIFVFYRQLFVTTFQPVVAQTMGISIKVIHYFLMLLLSFAVVASLQTVGVILVVAMLITPASTALLLSNRLEWVLVISALLGLASAILGLLAAIVFETTPGPAMAVTATAMYLLAVFFAPEKGVLFKTIQRRRVRRRVQQEDTLKQAYRLQEQGQFSLERLEQQLSQGRRALLANLRMLRQRGWLSRERLELTPEGVQAAKRLVRAHRLWETYLADRIGLNAEQIHDEAEQYEHHLTDEILDEVDRVLGFPAIDPHGSPIPAKPGLPGRPLSRLSISQAGRISHQQASEQVTVRLWEMGLLPGASFSISRKGEAFVEIDLNGKAVKLPGSLAELVNVEEGV
- the rbfA gene encoding 30S ribosome-binding factor RbfA codes for the protein MESKRQLQVAELIKRNFSIVLRDEGSYIYGAEPLVTVTQVKMTPDFNLAKIYLSIYNTDHKDGVLLVLEEHTTRLKQLLTARIRRHVRRIPDIAFFLDDTLDEMYRLNELFNRLHEDNQMGEEE